One stretch of Chryseobacterium indologenes DNA includes these proteins:
- a CDS encoding DUF4876 domain-containing protein, with translation MKKRVLLLSLAAMMATTFTVTSCTNDDFGTTTTQNGVLTLTFSGENISSYKSLDLEIREVNTGAIKRETIKNVNTYSLPLPYGSYKITVNGAVISGNEEVSAGAMAQTDIALSVTNLNIPIIIKKFHDDFIIEEVFFTGIKTAEGKNYNSGRYFKLTNNTKEVLYADKLIIGQSEFLTVEDKNPTPYNANLSFPVKAVMVLPGSGSEYPVQPGDFIVIADNAINHKAQTSTAYDLHNANFEYPSNNPALGQVDNPTVPNAKVIYSQMNFNMFFLHDRGFESYVIARFPFGENEESFLQKNKYDYTYINSAGGVTAKSAYSIPNSWIIDGVNNSISTKFAHTLTSASIDGGWTSVGTIDKDPTRFGKSVRRKVTGQMTNGKNLYLDTNNSSNDFAKDSQPSLKDGIVH, from the coding sequence ATGAAAAAAAGAGTTTTACTACTAAGTTTAGCCGCTATGATGGCTACAACATTCACAGTAACATCATGTACTAATGATGATTTCGGAACAACCACTACGCAAAATGGAGTTTTAACATTAACTTTTTCTGGTGAAAATATTTCGTCTTATAAAAGTTTGGATCTCGAGATAAGAGAAGTAAATACAGGTGCCATAAAAAGAGAAACTATTAAGAATGTCAATACTTATTCTCTACCTTTACCTTATGGTTCTTATAAAATTACAGTAAATGGTGCCGTAATTTCCGGTAATGAAGAAGTATCAGCCGGAGCTATGGCCCAAACCGATATTGCCCTATCTGTCACTAATCTTAATATTCCAATTATTATTAAGAAATTCCATGATGATTTCATCATTGAAGAAGTATTCTTTACAGGAATTAAAACAGCAGAAGGTAAAAACTATAATTCAGGTCGCTATTTTAAACTAACCAATAACACCAAAGAGGTTTTATATGCGGATAAATTAATCATCGGACAGTCTGAGTTCCTGACTGTAGAAGATAAAAACCCTACTCCATACAATGCCAATCTTTCATTCCCGGTAAAAGCAGTAATGGTACTTCCAGGTTCTGGTTCTGAATATCCTGTACAGCCAGGGGATTTCATCGTTATTGCAGACAATGCAATCAATCATAAAGCTCAAACCAGCACAGCATACGATCTTCACAATGCCAACTTTGAATATCCATCAAACAATCCGGCATTAGGGCAGGTAGATAACCCTACTGTTCCGAATGCAAAAGTGATCTACTCACAAATGAACTTCAACATGTTCTTTTTACACGACCGTGGTTTTGAAAGTTATGTGATTGCTCGTTTTCCATTTGGAGAAAATGAAGAAAGCTTCTTGCAGAAAAATAAATATGACTATACTTATATTAACAGTGCAGGTGGAGTTACTGCAAAAAGTGCTTATTCCATTCCTAATTCATGGATTATTGATGGGGTAAACAACAGTATTTCTACAAAATTTGCCCATACCCTGACTTCTGCAAGTATTGATGGCGGATGGACTTCTGTAGGAACTATTGATAAAGATCCAACCCGTTTTGGTAAATCGGTAAGACGTAAAGTAACCGGACAGATGACTAATGGCAAAAACCTTTACCTGGATACCAACAATTCATCAAATGACTTTGCAAAAGACTCTCAACCAAGTTTAAAAGATGGTATCGTTCACTAA
- a CDS encoding pyridoxal phosphate-dependent aminotransferase has translation MPNISNRALHMPPSPVRKLVPFALQAKQKGIKVYHLNIGQPDIETPETALNALKNIDLKVLEYALSEGNLDYRKALTEYYHSLGFSDLTPDHFIVTNGGSEALNFAISTLCDDGDEVIIPEPYYANYNGFTSTFDVNVVAVSSTIDTGFALPPIEEFEKKITEKTRAIIICNPGNPTGYLYTREELQKLAEIALKYDIVIISDEVYREYVYDGKQQVSILDFPELKENCIVIDSESKRYSMCGVRIGCLVTRSQKIRNAAMLFAQARLSPVLLGQIAATAAHQNDGAYIRAVREEYTHRRNVLVDLLNAIPGVICPKPRGAFYCVAELPVDDTEKFAQWLLESYSNNKETIMVAPAGGFYSDPELGKKQVRIAYVLKEEDLKRSAEILKDALKQYREEFSL, from the coding sequence ATGCCGAATATTTCAAACAGAGCACTGCATATGCCGCCATCGCCGGTAAGAAAACTGGTTCCCTTTGCGTTACAAGCAAAACAGAAAGGAATAAAAGTATATCACCTTAATATCGGGCAGCCTGATATTGAAACTCCGGAAACAGCGTTAAATGCTTTAAAGAATATTGATCTTAAAGTATTGGAATATGCACTTTCTGAAGGTAACTTAGACTACAGAAAAGCCCTTACAGAATATTATCATTCTTTAGGCTTTTCAGATCTTACTCCTGATCACTTTATTGTTACCAATGGAGGTTCTGAAGCCCTGAACTTTGCCATTTCAACGCTGTGTGATGATGGGGATGAAGTAATTATTCCTGAACCTTATTATGCAAACTATAATGGATTCACCAGTACCTTTGATGTGAATGTAGTAGCGGTTTCATCTACCATTGATACAGGTTTTGCCCTGCCTCCAATTGAAGAATTTGAAAAAAAGATCACAGAAAAAACACGAGCAATCATCATTTGTAATCCAGGGAATCCAACGGGATACCTTTATACTCGTGAAGAACTTCAGAAACTCGCTGAGATTGCTTTAAAATATGATATTGTAATTATCTCTGATGAGGTTTACAGGGAATATGTATATGACGGAAAGCAGCAGGTATCTATCCTTGATTTTCCTGAACTGAAAGAAAACTGCATCGTTATTGATTCAGAATCCAAGCGTTATTCTATGTGTGGAGTAAGAATTGGATGTCTGGTTACCCGTTCTCAAAAAATCCGTAATGCAGCCATGCTTTTTGCACAAGCAAGATTAAGCCCGGTTCTTTTGGGACAGATTGCAGCAACAGCAGCTCACCAGAATGACGGAGCTTATATCAGAGCGGTAAGAGAAGAATACACCCACAGAAGAAATGTTTTAGTAGACCTTCTGAATGCTATTCCAGGAGTAATCTGCCCTAAACCAAGAGGGGCTTTCTACTGCGTTGCCGAGCTTCCGGTAGATGATACTGAGAAATTTGCACAGTGGTTGCTTGAATCTTACTCTAACAACAAAGAAACAATCATGGTAGCTCCTGCCGGAGGCTTCTACAGTGATCCTGAATTAGGTAAGAAACAGGTAAGAATTGCTTACGTACTGAAAGAAGAAGATCTTAAAAGAAGTGCTGAAATTCTGAAAGATGCTTTAAAACAGTATAGAGAAGAATTCAGCCTATAA
- a CDS encoding TonB-dependent receptor → MTRSLLFVFFFIFSLQFIQAQNEKSQLNITVFDENNKELRGASVSINQTSLTTDKNGNTGISIPNGKYLIKVLHPNFQEKEVSITLNAPQNLTVKLYPINKLEEIVVFSKEGKGLTTQSVIDRQAMQHLQPSSFTDLMELLPGGLSKAPVLNYNNRATLRENTAGYSGNEYNTSSLGVQFMIDDNIINSNADMQVSVDNRQFSEGPKGRETSTSGVDMRTISTNDIEKVEVIRGIPSAAYGDLTSGLIKIERRIKASPLQARFKADGFSKQYYLSKGFKINEKWQLSASADYLDSKANPTDDFETYQRITASIRSKKISTLWSRPLEWKSTIDFSTNIDNKKYDPDNGYPSTDKYESNNKRISVTNNFIYQLDKNSFFNKLTLNTAIRQGFEKIEQVKLVQLSGPRSFSLATEQGENVGYYPDLRYITEFSTEGKPLDITALFQANGTKKMFGITHQYEAGLDWRYSKNNGRGLQYDMKTPPAASTGIARPRPYNDIPASSLLAAFLGDQMSYAINQHKFTLYAGLRLSKNLGIDNSYSISKKVFAEPRLNFQYSLPHIMINDYPLKTDVTLGYGLFYKQPTLLMLYPNKEYWDYTQLNHYHNDERYRYVNFMTYVQPRENKELQAAKSIKKEIRLDLSYRNHEFFMTYFKENMNNGFRNMYQSAVHYYKQYDNTKVDLTQWTPNGPDLTHVPYEVKNVFGEYITTENGSETLKQGIEFGYTSPRIKAINTRFTFTGAWFKTQYRNSAPIIKRPSVSIGTESYPYYGIYKSDYGYINSNLNYNLLIDTYLPNLDMIISASLQGSLYDHSRNDRRIAEPISYYGIDGIVHPFTEADKTDTYKQWLVRNVSVSDNLDRLYTFTMVGNIKVTKSIYKALRTSLFVNRLFNYSAPYTFNNVKVYRKGANTPYFGMELNYNF, encoded by the coding sequence ATGACTAGATCTTTACTTTTTGTTTTCTTTTTTATTTTCAGTCTACAATTTATACAGGCCCAAAATGAGAAATCACAACTGAACATTACTGTTTTTGATGAAAACAATAAAGAATTAAGAGGGGCTTCCGTTTCCATTAACCAAACCTCTTTAACAACTGATAAAAACGGGAATACAGGAATTTCTATTCCCAATGGTAAATACCTTATAAAAGTTCTGCATCCCAATTTCCAGGAAAAGGAAGTGAGTATTACGCTCAACGCTCCACAGAACCTCACTGTCAAGCTTTATCCAATTAACAAATTGGAGGAGATTGTTGTATTTTCTAAAGAAGGTAAAGGTTTAACTACCCAATCAGTTATTGACAGACAGGCCATGCAGCACTTACAGCCTTCCAGCTTCACCGATTTAATGGAACTTCTTCCCGGTGGACTATCGAAAGCTCCGGTGTTAAACTATAATAATAGAGCAACCCTTAGGGAAAATACTGCGGGCTATAGCGGTAATGAATATAATACATCCTCTCTTGGAGTACAATTCATGATTGATGATAACATCATCAATTCCAACGCAGATATGCAGGTTTCGGTAGATAACAGACAATTTTCAGAAGGCCCGAAAGGTAGAGAAACTTCTACTTCCGGAGTTGATATGAGAACTATTTCGACCAATGATATTGAAAAGGTGGAAGTAATCAGAGGTATTCCTTCAGCAGCCTACGGAGACCTTACTTCAGGATTGATCAAAATTGAACGCAGAATAAAAGCTTCTCCCCTTCAGGCCAGATTTAAAGCTGATGGTTTTAGTAAACAGTATTATCTGAGCAAGGGTTTCAAAATTAATGAGAAATGGCAGTTGAGTGCAAGTGCGGATTACCTTGACTCAAAGGCAAATCCTACTGATGATTTCGAAACATACCAACGTATCACTGCTTCCATCCGTTCAAAGAAAATCTCGACATTATGGTCAAGACCTTTGGAATGGAAATCAACCATTGATTTTTCCACCAATATTGATAATAAAAAATATGATCCGGACAACGGTTATCCTTCAACTGATAAGTATGAATCCAATAATAAAAGAATCAGCGTAACGAATAACTTCATCTATCAGCTGGATAAAAATTCTTTTTTCAATAAGTTGACTTTAAATACAGCCATCCGTCAGGGATTTGAAAAAATAGAACAGGTAAAACTGGTTCAGTTATCCGGTCCCCGTTCTTTTTCTCTGGCTACAGAACAGGGCGAAAATGTAGGTTATTATCCTGACCTGCGCTATATCACTGAATTTTCTACAGAAGGAAAACCTTTGGACATTACCGCTTTATTCCAGGCAAACGGGACAAAAAAAATGTTCGGAATTACCCATCAATACGAAGCTGGACTTGATTGGAGGTATTCAAAAAATAACGGCCGAGGTCTTCAATACGACATGAAAACCCCTCCTGCTGCCAGTACAGGAATTGCAAGACCAAGACCTTATAATGATATTCCTGCTTCCAGTTTATTGGCAGCTTTCTTAGGGGATCAGATGAGCTATGCTATCAATCAGCATAAATTTACATTGTATGCAGGATTAAGATTGTCAAAAAATCTGGGGATTGATAATTCTTATTCCATTAGTAAAAAAGTTTTTGCTGAGCCAAGATTAAATTTCCAATATAGTCTGCCACATATTATGATCAATGATTATCCTTTAAAAACAGATGTTACCTTAGGATATGGTCTTTTCTATAAACAGCCTACTCTATTAATGCTTTACCCCAACAAGGAATATTGGGATTATACTCAGCTGAATCATTACCATAATGATGAGCGGTATCGGTATGTAAATTTTATGACCTATGTACAGCCAAGGGAAAATAAAGAACTTCAGGCAGCAAAAAGTATTAAAAAAGAAATTCGCTTAGATCTTTCTTATAGAAATCATGAATTCTTTATGACTTATTTTAAAGAAAATATGAACAATGGTTTCCGAAATATGTACCAATCTGCTGTTCATTACTATAAACAATATGATAATACAAAAGTAGATCTGACTCAATGGACTCCAAACGGACCAGATTTAACCCATGTGCCTTATGAAGTGAAAAACGTCTTTGGAGAATATATCACAACTGAAAACGGAAGTGAAACTTTAAAACAGGGAATTGAATTTGGATATACCTCACCAAGAATCAAGGCAATCAATACAAGATTTACCTTCACCGGAGCCTGGTTCAAAACTCAATACAGAAATTCAGCACCTATTATTAAAAGACCTAGCGTATCCATCGGAACAGAGTCCTACCCTTACTATGGTATTTATAAAAGTGATTACGGTTATATTAATTCAAATCTCAACTATAATCTACTTATAGATACCTATCTCCCAAACCTGGATATGATAATTTCCGCCTCTTTACAGGGTAGTTTATACGACCATAGCAGAAATGACAGAAGAATTGCTGAACCTATTTCTTATTATGGAATAGATGGAATAGTACACCCTTTCACAGAAGCAGATAAAACAGACACCTATAAACAATGGCTGGTAAGAAATGTTTCCGTTTCTGACAACCTGGATAGACTTTACACTTTTACCATGGTAGGAAATATTAAAGTAACTAAAAGTATTTATAAAGCGCTTCGTACCTCACTATTTGTCAACAGACTTTTCAATTATAGTGCCCCTTATACTTTTAACAATGTAAAGGTTTACAGAAAAGGGGCTAACACTCCTTACTTTGGGATGGAACTAAACTACAATTTTTAA
- a CDS encoding cytochrome-c peroxidase has translation MKKLIYWGLGGIVLTLLSFTPKVNRDLLEFQDPTLEDIVKSYKKAISEWPKPDIDYGVKWKEFSPIKRDSAFFIEQDKPGVILGKMLFFDPKLSHSNQISCSSCHDPEMGWSDRRQVALGNNHLLGNRNTISLYNIAERQSFFWDGRAKTLEEQAAGPLGAHHEMAMDVKTLPSKIQALKGYKMLFKNAYGDEKVTYDRIVKAIADFQKTIKSQPSRFDKFLEGKYNALSDEEIYGMHIFRTKARCMNCHNGQYLTDESFHNIGLTYYKRKYEDLGLYNITKKAEDVGKFKTPQLRDLMLTQPWMHNGFFGELEGIVNIYNSGMHMIDPSPEAKQKDPLYPVTDPLLKPLKLTKEEKKALVSFLEALSGTKYKMRRPEFPVE, from the coding sequence ATGAAAAAATTAATATATTGGGGATTAGGGGGAATTGTATTGACTTTATTAAGCTTTACTCCCAAGGTAAATCGGGATCTACTGGAATTTCAGGATCCTACCCTCGAAGATATTGTGAAAAGTTATAAAAAAGCAATCTCGGAATGGCCCAAACCGGATATTGATTATGGTGTAAAATGGAAAGAGTTTTCACCGATTAAAAGAGATTCCGCTTTTTTTATTGAGCAGGATAAACCCGGTGTTATCCTTGGAAAAATGTTATTTTTTGATCCAAAACTATCCCATTCTAATCAGATTTCGTGCAGCTCATGTCATGACCCTGAAATGGGTTGGTCAGACCGAAGACAGGTTGCATTAGGAAACAATCACCTTCTGGGAAATAGAAACACAATATCCCTGTATAATATCGCAGAAAGACAGTCTTTTTTCTGGGATGGCAGAGCAAAAACCCTTGAAGAGCAGGCAGCCGGCCCATTGGGAGCCCATCACGAAATGGCAATGGATGTAAAAACATTGCCCTCAAAAATCCAGGCTTTAAAGGGATATAAAATGCTTTTCAAAAACGCTTATGGAGATGAGAAAGTAACCTACGACAGAATTGTAAAAGCAATAGCTGATTTCCAGAAAACAATCAAGAGCCAGCCAAGCCGTTTCGATAAATTTCTGGAAGGTAAATACAATGCTTTATCTGATGAAGAAATCTATGGAATGCATATTTTCAGAACAAAAGCACGCTGTATGAATTGCCACAACGGCCAATATCTCACAGACGAATCTTTTCACAATATCGGATTAACATATTATAAAAGAAAGTATGAAGACCTCGGTTTATATAACATTACCAAAAAAGCCGAAGATGTAGGAAAATTCAAAACCCCTCAATTAAGAGATCTCATGCTTACCCAACCATGGATGCACAATGGCTTTTTTGGAGAACTGGAAGGGATCGTGAATATATATAACAGCGGAATGCACATGATAGATCCTTCTCCTGAAGCAAAACAGAAAGATCCACTGTATCCTGTAACAGATCCTTTATTAAAACCTTTAAAACTCACAAAAGAAGAGAAAAAAGCTTTAGTTTCCTTTCTTGAAGCTCTTTCAGGAACAAAATATAAAATGAGACGGCCGGAATTTCCCGTAGAATAA
- the murB gene encoding UDP-N-acetylmuramate dehydrogenase encodes MQENFSLKPYNTFGVDAEAQYFIEINSIGELKDALIFSKENTLPLLFLGGGSNILLTKDFKGLAIKLNLKGISEKDLNENEILVTAKAGENWHEFVMYCLSKNYGGLENLSLIPGNVGTSPMQNIGAYGTEIKDVFVNCQVLNLENREMETFDIEKCRFGYRDSIFKQEGKGRYVILEVTFKLTKKDHHIKTEYGAITSELEKLGIENPSIQDVSKAVINIRQSKLPDPKQIGNAGSFFKNPTIPLAQFEDLKQKFENIQGYPNEDRVKVPAGWLIEQCGWKGKQIGNVASHKLQSLVIINATGKATGKEIFDFSTEIINSVQEKFGIELEREVNII; translated from the coding sequence ATGCAAGAAAATTTTTCCTTAAAGCCTTACAATACATTTGGTGTTGATGCCGAAGCACAATACTTTATTGAAATTAACAGCATCGGAGAATTAAAAGATGCTCTTATTTTCTCAAAAGAAAATACTTTACCTCTTTTATTTTTGGGAGGCGGAAGTAATATTCTGCTGACAAAAGATTTTAAAGGCCTTGCCATTAAACTTAATTTAAAAGGAATTTCCGAGAAAGATCTCAATGAAAATGAAATTCTGGTTACAGCAAAAGCTGGTGAAAACTGGCATGAATTTGTGATGTATTGTCTGAGTAAAAATTATGGAGGACTGGAAAACCTTTCTTTAATTCCCGGAAATGTAGGTACCTCTCCCATGCAGAATATTGGTGCTTATGGAACAGAAATCAAGGACGTATTTGTTAACTGTCAGGTATTAAATCTGGAAAATCGCGAGATGGAAACATTTGATATCGAAAAATGTAGATTTGGATACAGAGATTCTATCTTTAAGCAGGAAGGAAAAGGAAGATATGTCATCTTGGAAGTTACTTTTAAACTGACCAAAAAAGATCACCATATCAAAACAGAATATGGAGCTATTACCTCTGAACTTGAAAAACTGGGAATTGAAAACCCTTCTATCCAGGATGTATCTAAAGCGGTTATCAATATCAGACAAAGTAAGCTTCCAGACCCAAAGCAAATTGGAAACGCAGGAAGCTTTTTCAAGAACCCAACCATTCCTTTAGCTCAGTTTGAAGATTTAAAACAAAAGTTTGAAAATATCCAGGGGTATCCTAATGAGGATAGGGTAAAAGTTCCTGCCGGATGGCTGATTGAACAATGTGGATGGAAAGGTAAACAGATTGGAAACGTAGCTTCACACAAACTTCAGTCATTAGTGATCATCAATGCAACAGGAAAAGCAACCGGTAAGGAAATTTTTGATTTCTCCACTGAAATTATCAACTCTGTACAGGAAAAATTCGGAATAGAGCTTGAACGGGAAGTGAATATTATATAA
- a CDS encoding DUF6850 family outer membrane beta-barrel protein, with product MLHIKTFFCVLLIGISFHIKAQDSLKLFKTLHNQYNQERDFKNNFYYNPASMLGYSTSSFSEFSVGYQNNKENAYRQQLGNGSKGLTIKAQSFQKLKPNRLVWGSAGYQNLKTGAVKWNETLDYERIAPYITSDSVGGKLNLERYQFAGGYLEKMDRWTVAGQVSYSAQMGYRSKDPRLESKTSDLKINAGVNYKIFREYEAGIFGEFNKYTQNNTIQFQSLLGRPYVYLMSGLGFSNYLFNGGTRPTNTFEEFAYKGGIQISNNQGKDFYIQASLGKSNNTKSYNDSFSNYNDLSDLKNEKFELEGAKFLNLNEKHRIGLLAAYNASRKTGSEYGYSMNTSIMTKIFKREAYRRENYMASVKGFYQYCQDSFSITAIPFFGHEEVKERRLYPNSGQKFVYSYFGLNADYKQQINNNQAFTFQPYFYKRMVNQSINALSTTSNLAVDEWILQDYMFQASDITAFGAVLRYDFKVDKLPAFFVSAQYQTQKILEKNNNFAAASIGITF from the coding sequence ATGTTACATATAAAAACATTTTTCTGTGTGTTATTGATTGGGATTTCTTTTCATATAAAAGCTCAGGATAGTCTAAAGCTATTCAAAACGCTCCATAATCAATACAACCAGGAAAGAGATTTTAAAAATAACTTTTACTATAACCCGGCTTCCATGTTGGGTTATAGTACTTCTTCATTTTCAGAATTCAGTGTAGGCTATCAGAATAATAAAGAAAATGCTTACCGGCAGCAATTAGGAAACGGCAGCAAAGGACTGACAATAAAAGCTCAGTCTTTTCAAAAGCTGAAGCCTAACCGATTGGTATGGGGAAGTGCAGGCTATCAGAACTTAAAAACAGGTGCTGTAAAGTGGAACGAGACATTAGATTATGAACGTATTGCTCCTTATATCACCTCAGATTCCGTTGGAGGAAAATTAAATCTGGAACGGTATCAGTTTGCCGGAGGGTATCTTGAGAAAATGGACCGTTGGACTGTTGCGGGACAGGTAAGCTATTCTGCACAGATGGGATATCGTTCAAAAGATCCTAGACTGGAAAGTAAAACGTCAGACCTAAAAATAAATGCAGGGGTAAACTACAAAATCTTCAGAGAATATGAAGCAGGAATTTTTGGTGAGTTCAACAAATACACCCAAAACAATACAATTCAGTTTCAAAGTCTGCTGGGAAGGCCTTATGTATACCTGATGTCAGGACTCGGTTTCTCTAATTATTTATTTAATGGAGGGACGCGCCCTACCAATACTTTCGAAGAGTTTGCGTATAAAGGAGGAATCCAGATTTCCAACAACCAGGGAAAGGATTTTTATATTCAGGCATCACTAGGAAAGTCAAACAATACTAAAAGCTACAATGATAGTTTCAGCAATTACAATGACCTTTCTGACTTGAAAAATGAAAAGTTCGAATTGGAAGGAGCTAAATTTTTAAATCTTAACGAAAAACACCGCATCGGATTATTAGCAGCATATAATGCTTCCCGAAAAACAGGGTCTGAATATGGTTATTCTATGAATACTTCTATAATGACTAAAATTTTTAAAAGAGAAGCTTATCGCAGAGAAAATTATATGGCATCCGTCAAAGGTTTTTACCAATATTGCCAGGACAGTTTTTCAATTACAGCCATTCCATTTTTTGGACATGAAGAAGTCAAGGAACGCAGACTTTATCCGAATTCAGGACAGAAATTCGTATATTCTTATTTCGGACTCAACGCTGATTATAAACAGCAAATCAATAATAACCAAGCGTTTACATTTCAGCCCTATTTCTATAAAAGAATGGTTAACCAATCCATTAATGCTTTAAGCACAACATCAAACTTAGCCGTTGATGAATGGATATTACAAGACTATATGTTCCAGGCCAGCGATATTACCGCTTTCGGAGCAGTTCTGAGATATGATTTTAAGGTAGATAAGCTGCCGGCGTTCTTTGTAAGCGCACAATACCAAACACAAAAAATTCTGGAGAAAAACAATAATTTTGCGGCGGCAAGCATAGGGATAACATTTTAG
- a CDS encoding T9SS type A sorting domain-containing protein, producing the protein MTINLFFRAFPAIALLSASVMIAQNFQTMPVTSGFTEDVIANGIGSASVSTTSDVDGVSFAFVARDFKLTSSSSDLTYGIPTNGIINSVVASTPGLSFQLADLSSNNSLKLATTGANGTLVFTTPKAAFKLYMLSTSGSGTSVVSATVTFTDNTTQTFSNISISDWFAGANFAIQGIGRINRDNNNLEPNSTNPRLYQTVLNIDAANQTKLIQSVTVTKSSGVGIPNIFAFSADAYTDCAAPTTNAATGVTANTAQISWTVPASNQTTGYDIYYSTSATTPANNVNPNYSNVTGTSYTLNNLAPSTTHYYWVRANCSTATGKSAWSFVKSFTTLCGAVVPAYTNNFSVFPGNCWTNALSGGTPNTGPTGTSNYWYQYSFLNGSSNPSARMNIYGSSKTGWLKTTAFNLSAGGYKVKFNYGVTTYSGTGTSAMDSDDVVHFLISNDGGSSWTILQTWDANNSPSNTSNEYVFDLANFTNANTVFAFYGSTGSLDENLDYNFYVDDFTVENTQLSTSEVSRQNKKISVHPNPFKDILYISDTRETKSVTVTDTTGRTVQVMEGSVKELDLSRLNSGLYFVTLYFKDGSHSTVKAIKK; encoded by the coding sequence ATGACAATAAATTTATTTTTTAGGGCTTTTCCTGCGATTGCTCTTCTTTCAGCATCAGTAATGATCGCTCAAAATTTTCAAACAATGCCCGTTACTTCCGGATTCACGGAAGATGTAATTGCTAACGGAATAGGTTCTGCTTCCGTATCTACCACATCAGATGTTGATGGGGTATCTTTTGCTTTTGTGGCAAGAGATTTCAAACTTACCTCTAGCAGTTCCGATCTTACTTATGGAATTCCTACAAATGGTATTATTAATTCTGTAGTAGCTTCCACTCCCGGATTAAGTTTTCAATTGGCCGATCTAAGTAGCAATAATTCCTTAAAACTTGCAACAACGGGAGCCAACGGAACCCTTGTATTTACAACTCCAAAGGCTGCCTTTAAGTTGTATATGCTTTCGACAAGTGGTAGTGGGACGTCTGTTGTGAGCGCTACGGTAACTTTTACAGATAATACCACTCAGACATTTTCTAATATTAGTATTTCAGATTGGTTTGCAGGTGCTAATTTTGCTATTCAGGGAATCGGAAGAATCAATAGGGATAATAATAATTTAGAACCTAACAGTACTAATCCCAGATTGTACCAGACTGTTTTGAATATTGATGCAGCCAATCAGACTAAACTAATACAAAGTGTCACCGTTACAAAAAGTTCAGGAGTAGGTATTCCTAATATTTTTGCTTTCTCAGCAGATGCATATACGGATTGTGCCGCACCTACTACAAATGCTGCCACCGGAGTTACTGCAAATACTGCACAGATTTCTTGGACGGTTCCTGCCAGCAATCAGACTACAGGTTATGACATTTATTATAGCACAAGTGCAACAACTCCTGCCAATAATGTAAATCCAAATTATTCAAATGTCACAGGAACATCTTATACACTTAATAATTTAGCCCCAAGCACAACGCATTATTATTGGGTAAGAGCTAATTGTAGTACGGCAACAGGCAAGAGTGCGTGGTCCTTCGTAAAATCATTTACAACATTGTGCGGTGCGGTAGTTCCTGCATATACTAATAATTTTAGTGTCTTTCCGGGTAACTGCTGGACAAATGCTCTTTCCGGAGGAACTCCTAATACGGGACCTACAGGGACTTCTAATTACTGGTATCAGTATAGCTTTTTAAATGGGTCATCCAATCCGTCTGCACGCATGAATATCTATGGTTCATCAAAAACAGGATGGCTTAAAACTACTGCTTTTAATCTTTCAGCAGGAGGATATAAAGTTAAGTTCAATTATGGAGTAACCACTTATTCAGGTACAGGAACTTCAGCAATGGACAGTGATGATGTAGTTCATTTTCTGATTTCTAATGACGGTGGAAGTTCTTGGACGATTCTACAAACCTGGGATGCAAATAATTCCCCATCCAATACATCCAATGAGTATGTTTTTGATCTGGCCAACTTTACTAATGCAAATACTGTATTTGCTTTCTATGGTAGTACAGGATCACTAGACGAAAACTTAGATTATAATTTCTATGTGGATGATTTTACGGTTGAAAATACTCAGCTAAGTACTTCAGAAGTAAGCCGTCAGAATAAAAAAATATCAGTCCATCCGAATCCGTTCAAAGATATTCTATATATATCGGATACCAGAGAAACAAAATCTGTAACGGTAACAGATACTACCGGAAGAACCGTACAAGTAATGGAAGGATCTGTGAAAGAATTGGACCTTAGCAGACTGAATTCCGGATTGTATTTTGTGACACTTTACTTTAAGGACGGATCTCATTCTACGGTAAAAGCAATCAAGAAATAA